A region of Odocoileus virginianus isolate 20LAN1187 ecotype Illinois chromosome 11, Ovbor_1.2, whole genome shotgun sequence DNA encodes the following proteins:
- the B3GALT6 gene encoding beta-1,3-galactosyltransferase 6: MKLLRRAWRHRTALGLGGLALGGVALLYLARCAAPPDPALAGPAAPAPVGPARAAAFLAVLVASAPRAAERRSVVRSTWLAARRGGPGDVWARFAVGTSGLGDEERRALEREQAQHGDLLLLPGVRDAYENLTAKVLAMLAWLDEHVAFEFVLKADDDSFARLDAVLAELRARDPARRRRLYWGFFSGRGRVRPGGRWREAAWQLCDYYLPYALGGGYVLSADLVRYLRLSREYLRAWHSEDVSLGAWLAPVDVQREHDPRFDTEYKSRGCNNQYLVTHKQSLEDMLEKHRTLTHEGRLCKREVQLRLSYVYDWSAPPSQCCQRKEGIP; encoded by the coding sequence ATGAAGCTGCTGCGGCGCGCGTGGCGGCACCGGACGGCGCTGGGCCTGGGCGGCCTGGCACTGGGCGGTGTTGCGCTGCTCTACCTGGCGCGGTGCGCCGCGCCTCCCGACCCCGCGCTCGCCGGCCCCGCCGCACCGGCGCCCGTCGGCCCGGCGCGCGCCGCCGCCTTCCTGGCCGTGCTGGTGGCCAGCGCGCCGCGGGCGGCCGAGCGGCGCAGCGTAGTCCGCAGCACGTGGCTGGCGGCGCGGCGCGGCGGCCCCGGGGACGTGTGGGCGCGTTTCGCCGTGGGCACCAGTGGGCTGGGCGACGAGGAACGGCGCGCCCTGGAGCGGGAGCAGGCTCAGCATGgcgacctgctgctgctgcccgggGTGCGTGACGCGTACGAGAACCTCACGGCCAAGGTGCTGGCCATGCTGGCCTGGCTAGACGAGCACGTGGCCTTCGAATTCGTGCTCAAGGCGGACGACGACTCGTTCGCGCGCCTGGACGCAGTACTGGCCGAACTGCGCGCCCGCGACcctgcccgccgccgccgcctctacTGGGGCTTCTTCTCGGGCCGTGGCCGTGTCCGGCCTGGGGGCCGCTGGCGTGAGGCCGCCTGGCAGCTGTGTGACTACTACCTACCCTACGCGCTTGGCGGTGGCTACGTGCTTTCTGCCGACCTGGTGCGCTACTTGCGCCTCAGCCGCGAGTACCTGCGTGCCTGGCACAGCGAGGACGTGTCGTTGGGCGCCTGGCTGGCGCCAGTGGACGTGCAGCGAGAGCACGACCCGCGGTTTGACACCGAGTACAAGTCCCGCGGCTGCAATAACCAGTACCTGGTGACGCACAAGCAGAGCCTGGAGGACATGCTGGAGAAACACCGGACACTGACGCACGAGGGCCGCCTGTGCAAGCGCGAGGTGCAGCTGCGCCTGTCCTACGTCTATGACTGGTCGGCACCGCCCTCGCAGTGCTGTCAGAGGAAAGAGGGCATCCCCTGA
- the C1QTNF12 gene encoding adipolin, whose amino-acid sequence MRWAWVAATVLLWPQLTFLGGNGARREPKRPRQSSQRPIAPNATTLGSEGLLGFPKLPEASGPEFTDAHVTWLNFVRRPDHGPSKKRCRGQDKKSRGLSGSPGHPGVEAPQESALREFQDMLKEATEHRSLGLLGPVLPEGIGRQLVAEAFHCRLRGPLLVDKKTLVELQGFQAPAAQGAFLRGSGLSLASGRFTAPVTAIFQFSASLHVDPKELQGRVRPRARDTVRVLVCIESLCHRHTSLEAISSLENSGSVFTMHVQGLLQLQAGQYTSVFVDNGSGAALTVQSSSSFSGLLLGP is encoded by the exons ATGCGCTGGGCCTGGGTGGCCGCCACAGTCCTCCTCTGGCCACAGCTCACGTTCCTCGGGGGCAACGGGGCCCGGCGGGAGCCCAAGAGGCCTCGGCAGTCCAGCCAGCGCCCCATAGCCCCCAACGCCACCACACTGGGCAGCGAGGGGCTACTGGGCTTCCCTAAG CTGCCCGAGGCCTCAGGGCCTGAGTTCACAGATGCCCATGTGACGTGGCTGAACTTTGTCCGGCGCCCTGATCATGGGCCCTCAAAGAAGCGGTGCCGAGGCCAGGACAAGAAATCG CGAGGCCTCTCTGGCTCCCCCGGCCACCCGGGTGTGGAGGCCCCCCAGGAGTCTGCACTGCGGGAGTTCCAGGACATGCTGAAGG AGGCCACCGAGCATCGGTCCTTGGGGCTGCTGGGCCCTGTGCTGCCTGAGGGGATAGGCAGGCAGCTGGTGGCCGAGGCTTTCCACTGTCGACTGAGGGGCCCGCTGCTGGTGGACAAGAAGACACTGGTGGAACTGCAGGGCTTCCAGGCC CCTGCTGCCCAGGGTGCCTTCCTGCGGGGGTCTGGCCTGAGCCTGGCCTCCGGTCGGTTCACAGCCCCGGTGACCGCCATCTTCCAGTTTTCCGCCAGCCTGCATGTGG ATCCCAAGGAGCTGCAGGGCAGGGTCCGGCCGAGGGCCCGGGACACAGTGCGGGTGCTGGTCTGCATTGAGTCCCTGTGCCATCGCCACAC GTCCCTGGAGGCCATCTCCAGCCTGGAGAACAGTGGCAGCGTCTTCACGATGCATGTGCAGGGGCTGTTGCAGTTGCAG GCTGGACAGTACACATCTGTCTTCGTGGACAATGGCTCTGGGGCAGCTCTCACTGTGCAGAGCAGCTCCAGCTTCTCCGGCCTGCTCCTGGGCCCATGA
- the UBE2J2 gene encoding ubiquitin-conjugating enzyme E2 J2 isoform X2, with amino-acid sequence MSSNSGKRAPTTATQRLKQDYLRIKKDPVPYICAEPLPSNILEWHYVVRGPEMTPYEGGYYHGKLIFPREFPFKPPSIYMITPNGRFKCNTRLCLSITDFHPDTWNPAWSVSTILTGLLSFMVEKGPTLGSIETSDFTKRQLAAQSLVFNLKDKVFCELFPEVVEEIKQKQKAQDELSSRPQALPLPDVVPDGETHHGQHGLPLLNGHAPGAGPHLAGLQQANRHHGLLGGALANLFVIVGFAAFAYTVKYVLRSIAQE; translated from the exons ATGAGCAGCAACAGTGGTAAGAGAGCACCGACGACAGCGACCCAGCGCCTGAAGCAGGACTATCTCCGGATTAAGAAAGACCCCGTGCCTTACATCTGTGCCGAGCCCCTCCCTTCCAACATCCTTGAGTG GCACTATGTGGTCCGAGGCCCTGAGATGACTCCCTATGAAG GTGGCTATTATCACGGAAAACTAATTTTTCCCAGAGAATTTCCTTTTAAACCTCCTAGTATTTATATGATAACTCCCAATGGAAGATTTAAGTGCAATACAAG GCTGTGTCTTTCTATCACGGATTTCCACCCAGACACATGGAACCCAGCCTGGTCCGTCTCCACCATCCTGACGGGGCTTCTCAGCTTTATGGTGGAGAAGGGCCCCACCCTGGGCAGCATCGAGACATCAGACTTCACG aaAAGACAACTGGCTGCACAAAGTTTAGTGtttaatttaaaagacaaagtGTTTTGTGAATTATTTCCTGAAGTTGTGGAG GAAATTAAGCAAAAACAGAAAGCACAAGACGAACTCAGTAGCAGACCCCAGGCTCTCCCCTTACCGGACGTGGTTCCAGATGGGGAGACGCACCATGGCCAGCACGGGCTCCCGCTCCTCAATGGGCACGCGCCGGGGGCCGGGCCGCACCTGGCGGGGCTCCAGCAGGCCAACCGGCACCATGGACTCCTGGGCGGGGCCCTGGCGAACTTGTTTGTTATAGTTGGGTTTGCGGCCTTCGCCTACACGGTCAAGTACGTGCTGAGGAGCATAGCGCAGGAGTGA
- the UBE2J2 gene encoding ubiquitin-conjugating enzyme E2 J2 isoform X1, which translates to MQMSSNSGKRAPTTATQRLKQDYLRIKKDPVPYICAEPLPSNILEWHYVVRGPEMTPYEGGYYHGKLIFPREFPFKPPSIYMITPNGRFKCNTRLCLSITDFHPDTWNPAWSVSTILTGLLSFMVEKGPTLGSIETSDFTKRQLAAQSLVFNLKDKVFCELFPEVVEEIKQKQKAQDELSSRPQALPLPDVVPDGETHHGQHGLPLLNGHAPGAGPHLAGLQQANRHHGLLGGALANLFVIVGFAAFAYTVKYVLRSIAQE; encoded by the exons ATGCAG ATGAGCAGCAACAGTGGTAAGAGAGCACCGACGACAGCGACCCAGCGCCTGAAGCAGGACTATCTCCGGATTAAGAAAGACCCCGTGCCTTACATCTGTGCCGAGCCCCTCCCTTCCAACATCCTTGAGTG GCACTATGTGGTCCGAGGCCCTGAGATGACTCCCTATGAAG GTGGCTATTATCACGGAAAACTAATTTTTCCCAGAGAATTTCCTTTTAAACCTCCTAGTATTTATATGATAACTCCCAATGGAAGATTTAAGTGCAATACAAG GCTGTGTCTTTCTATCACGGATTTCCACCCAGACACATGGAACCCAGCCTGGTCCGTCTCCACCATCCTGACGGGGCTTCTCAGCTTTATGGTGGAGAAGGGCCCCACCCTGGGCAGCATCGAGACATCAGACTTCACG aaAAGACAACTGGCTGCACAAAGTTTAGTGtttaatttaaaagacaaagtGTTTTGTGAATTATTTCCTGAAGTTGTGGAG GAAATTAAGCAAAAACAGAAAGCACAAGACGAACTCAGTAGCAGACCCCAGGCTCTCCCCTTACCGGACGTGGTTCCAGATGGGGAGACGCACCATGGCCAGCACGGGCTCCCGCTCCTCAATGGGCACGCGCCGGGGGCCGGGCCGCACCTGGCGGGGCTCCAGCAGGCCAACCGGCACCATGGACTCCTGGGCGGGGCCCTGGCGAACTTGTTTGTTATAGTTGGGTTTGCGGCCTTCGCCTACACGGTCAAGTACGTGCTGAGGAGCATAGCGCAGGAGTGA
- the SCNN1D gene encoding amiloride-sensitive sodium channel subunit delta isoform X1, with protein MAMLATEACWRLLGPKFQSTPSAGPQAHSEQVTWLPLTRGPCPLGRWQQRPTQASSLEPPADKAWCSLASMSPADPAPPPRLGSGHDKTCLWRLPGAPLVTMGVGATKLVPRYGPASDGVFIKCQQARLGHWWLRDVTIPGVPGRENGRLMAQVGRPEWGQAKWQAGASLSLTSQMQAEGTGQTVGGGPGTWTCSQAPPPTLPEEERGERLVELHASFRELVTFFCTNSTIHGTIRLVCSSQNRLKTASWGLLLAGALGLLYWQFALLFEQYWRYPVIMTVSVHSERKLFPSVTLCDMNPHRPHLARHHLRVLDDFARENIYSLYQFNFSDSRDALGAEVPGPEPAFQLDRRIRLQRLRPLDGQNRVGFKLCNSTGGDCVQRAYSSGMVAAQEWYRFHYINILALLPAAHEDSHGSHFVFSCRYDDRDCHAQHFQTSHHPTYGSCYTFNSVWATQRPGVTHRISLVLRAEQQDHLPLLSTKAGIKVMIHPQDHTPFLEHQGFSIRPGTETTIDIREDEVHRLGSPYGQCMDSTGSVDVQLLYNTSYTRQACLVSCFQQLMVQTCSCGYFFYPLPAGAEYCSYMRHPAWGHCFHHLYQKLKTHQLPCTTRCPQPCRESSYKLSAGTSRWPSSTSADWVLAVLGEPSRRNPWPPSASIKSWPLPLPSSPSRAHTEGPTSRSGARPLSPVPCPRISLAKVNIFYQELNYRMVNETPVYSVSQLLSAMGSLWSLWLGSSVLSVVEVLELLLDAMALTLLLCCRWLRGSQGQPRAATRVPPPSQRPASGPVAAGTTSNAPGPGCLHLPRCCREFSRSLG; from the exons ATGGCCATGCTGGCCACTGAGGCTTGTTGGAGGCTGTTGGGGCCCAAGTTTCAGTCAACCCCCAGTGCTGGGCCCCAGGCCCACTCAGAGCAGGTCACCTGGTTGCCCCTCACCAGAGGCCCCTGCCCACTTGGCAGATGGCAGCAGAGACCCACCCAAGCCTCCAGCCTCGAGCCACCTGCAGACAAGGCCTGGTGCAGCCTGGCGTCTATGTCCCCTGCTGACCCTGCCCCACCACCCAGGCTCGGCTCTGGCCATGATAAGACATGCCTGTGGAGGCTGCCTGGTGCCCCGCTTGTCACCATGGGAGTGGGGGCAACAAAGTTGGTCCCACGTTATGGACCAGCTTCCGATGGGGTTTTTATCAAGTGTCAGCAAGCCAGGCTAGGCCACTGGTGGCTGAGGGATGTGACAATTCCAGGAGTTCCAGGCAGGGAGAATGGAAGGCTGATGGCCCAGGTGGGGAGACCTGAGTGGGGTCAGGCCAAGTGGCAGGCTGGAGCATCGCTGAGTCTCACTTCTCAGATGCAGGCTGAAGGCACGGGCCAAACAGTGGGCGGGGGGCCAGGAACCTGGACGTGTTCCCAGGCACCCCCACCGACACTGCCCGAGGAAGAACGTGGAGAGAGGCTGGTAGAGCTGCACGCCTCCTTCAGGGAGCTGGTCACCTTCTTCTGCACCAACTCCACTATCCACGGCACCATCCGCCTTGTCTGCTCCAGCCAGAACCGCCTCAAGACGGCCTCCTGGGGGCTACTGCTGGCAGGAGCCCTGGGCCTACTCTACTGGCAGTTTGCACTCCTCTTCGAGCAGTACTGGCGTTACCCGGTCATCATGACAGTGTCCGTGCACTCGGAGCGCAAGCTCTTCCCATCAGTCACTCTGTGCGACATGAACCCACACCG GCCACACTTAGCCCGTCACCATCTGCGGGTTCTGGATGACTTTGCCAGGGAGAACATCTACTCCCTGTATCAGTTCAACTTTAGCGACAGCAGGGACGCCCTGGGGGCCGAGGTCCCAGGTCCAGAGCCTGCCTTTCAGCTGGACCGTAGGATCCGCCTGCAGAGGCTGAGACCCTTGGATGGCCAGAACAGAGTGGGCTTCAAACTG TGTAACAGCACTGGAGGGGACTGTGTTCAGCGGGCCTACTCCTCTGGCATGGTAGCCGCCCAGGAGTGGTACCGCTTCCACTACATAAACATCTTGGCCCTGCTGCCCGCTGCCCATGAGGACAGCCACGGCAGCCACTTTGTCTTCTCCTGCCGCTACGACGACCGGGACTGCCATGCCCA GCACTTCCAGACATCCCACCACCCCACCTATGGCAGCTGCTACACCTTCaacagtgtctgggccacacaaCGGCCGGGCGTCACCCACA GGATCAGCCTGGTCCTCAGGGCTGAGCAGCAGGACCACCTCCCTCTGCTGTCCACGAAGGCCGGCATCAAGGTCATGATCCATCCGCAAGACCACACTCCCTTCCTGGAGCATCAGGGCTTCAGCATCCGGCCAGGGACGGAGACCACCATCGACATTCGTGAG GATGAGGTGCACCGGCTCGGGAGCCCCTATGGGCAGTGCATGGACAGCACAGGCAGTGTGGACGTGCAGCTACTGTACAACACCTCCTATACCAGGCAG GCCTGCCTGGTCTCCTGCTTTCAGCAGCTGATGGTGCAGACCTGCTCCTGCGGCTACTTCTTCTACCCTCTGCCGGCGGGGGCCGAGTACTGCAGCTACATGCGGCACCCAGCCTGGG GTCACTGCTTCCACCACCTCTACCAGAAACTGAAGACCCACCAGCTTCCCTGCACCACCCGATGCCCGCAGCCTTGCAG GGAGTCTTCGTACAAGCTCTCTGCCGGGACTTCCAGATGGCCTTCCTCCACATCAGCC GACTGggtcctggctgtgctgggtgagCCAAGCCGACGGAACCCGTGGCCACCTTCTGCCTCCATCAAGTCCTGGCCgctgcccctgccctcctcgCCCTCCAGGGCCCACACAGAGGGCCCCACCAGTAGATCTGGGGCTCGGCCCCTCTCACCTGTGCCCTGCCCCAGGATCAGCCTGGCCAAGGTGAACATTTTCTATCAGGAGCTCAACTACCGCATGGTGAACGAGACACCTGTCTACTCG GTGTCACAGCTGCTCTCAGCCATGGGCAGCCTCTGGAGCCTATGGCTCGGCTCCTCCGTCCTCTCAGTCGTGGAGGTGCTAGAGCTGCTGCTGGACGCCATGGCTCTCACCCTGCTGCTGTGCTGCCGCTGGCTCCGTGGGTCTCAGGGCCAGCCCAGGGCGGCCACGAGGGTGCCCCCTCCAAGTCAGAGGCCAGCCAGTGGACCAGTGGCTGCAGGCACAACATCGAATGCCCCAGGACCT
- the SCNN1D gene encoding amiloride-sensitive sodium channel subunit delta isoform X2 — translation MQAEGTGQTVGGGPGTWTCSQAPPPTLPEEERGERLVELHASFRELVTFFCTNSTIHGTIRLVCSSQNRLKTASWGLLLAGALGLLYWQFALLFEQYWRYPVIMTVSVHSERKLFPSVTLCDMNPHRPHLARHHLRVLDDFARENIYSLYQFNFSDSRDALGAEVPGPEPAFQLDRRIRLQRLRPLDGQNRVGFKLCNSTGGDCVQRAYSSGMVAAQEWYRFHYINILALLPAAHEDSHGSHFVFSCRYDDRDCHAQHFQTSHHPTYGSCYTFNSVWATQRPGVTHRISLVLRAEQQDHLPLLSTKAGIKVMIHPQDHTPFLEHQGFSIRPGTETTIDIREDEVHRLGSPYGQCMDSTGSVDVQLLYNTSYTRQACLVSCFQQLMVQTCSCGYFFYPLPAGAEYCSYMRHPAWGHCFHHLYQKLKTHQLPCTTRCPQPCRESSYKLSAGTSRWPSSTSADWVLAVLGEPSRRNPWPPSASIKSWPLPLPSSPSRAHTEGPTSRSGARPLSPVPCPRISLAKVNIFYQELNYRMVNETPVYSVSQLLSAMGSLWSLWLGSSVLSVVEVLELLLDAMALTLLLCCRWLRGSQGQPRAATRVPPPSQRPASGPVAAGTTSNAPGPGCLHLPRCCREFSRSLG, via the exons ATGCAGGCTGAAGGCACGGGCCAAACAGTGGGCGGGGGGCCAGGAACCTGGACGTGTTCCCAGGCACCCCCACCGACACTGCCCGAGGAAGAACGTGGAGAGAGGCTGGTAGAGCTGCACGCCTCCTTCAGGGAGCTGGTCACCTTCTTCTGCACCAACTCCACTATCCACGGCACCATCCGCCTTGTCTGCTCCAGCCAGAACCGCCTCAAGACGGCCTCCTGGGGGCTACTGCTGGCAGGAGCCCTGGGCCTACTCTACTGGCAGTTTGCACTCCTCTTCGAGCAGTACTGGCGTTACCCGGTCATCATGACAGTGTCCGTGCACTCGGAGCGCAAGCTCTTCCCATCAGTCACTCTGTGCGACATGAACCCACACCG GCCACACTTAGCCCGTCACCATCTGCGGGTTCTGGATGACTTTGCCAGGGAGAACATCTACTCCCTGTATCAGTTCAACTTTAGCGACAGCAGGGACGCCCTGGGGGCCGAGGTCCCAGGTCCAGAGCCTGCCTTTCAGCTGGACCGTAGGATCCGCCTGCAGAGGCTGAGACCCTTGGATGGCCAGAACAGAGTGGGCTTCAAACTG TGTAACAGCACTGGAGGGGACTGTGTTCAGCGGGCCTACTCCTCTGGCATGGTAGCCGCCCAGGAGTGGTACCGCTTCCACTACATAAACATCTTGGCCCTGCTGCCCGCTGCCCATGAGGACAGCCACGGCAGCCACTTTGTCTTCTCCTGCCGCTACGACGACCGGGACTGCCATGCCCA GCACTTCCAGACATCCCACCACCCCACCTATGGCAGCTGCTACACCTTCaacagtgtctgggccacacaaCGGCCGGGCGTCACCCACA GGATCAGCCTGGTCCTCAGGGCTGAGCAGCAGGACCACCTCCCTCTGCTGTCCACGAAGGCCGGCATCAAGGTCATGATCCATCCGCAAGACCACACTCCCTTCCTGGAGCATCAGGGCTTCAGCATCCGGCCAGGGACGGAGACCACCATCGACATTCGTGAG GATGAGGTGCACCGGCTCGGGAGCCCCTATGGGCAGTGCATGGACAGCACAGGCAGTGTGGACGTGCAGCTACTGTACAACACCTCCTATACCAGGCAG GCCTGCCTGGTCTCCTGCTTTCAGCAGCTGATGGTGCAGACCTGCTCCTGCGGCTACTTCTTCTACCCTCTGCCGGCGGGGGCCGAGTACTGCAGCTACATGCGGCACCCAGCCTGGG GTCACTGCTTCCACCACCTCTACCAGAAACTGAAGACCCACCAGCTTCCCTGCACCACCCGATGCCCGCAGCCTTGCAG GGAGTCTTCGTACAAGCTCTCTGCCGGGACTTCCAGATGGCCTTCCTCCACATCAGCC GACTGggtcctggctgtgctgggtgagCCAAGCCGACGGAACCCGTGGCCACCTTCTGCCTCCATCAAGTCCTGGCCgctgcccctgccctcctcgCCCTCCAGGGCCCACACAGAGGGCCCCACCAGTAGATCTGGGGCTCGGCCCCTCTCACCTGTGCCCTGCCCCAGGATCAGCCTGGCCAAGGTGAACATTTTCTATCAGGAGCTCAACTACCGCATGGTGAACGAGACACCTGTCTACTCG GTGTCACAGCTGCTCTCAGCCATGGGCAGCCTCTGGAGCCTATGGCTCGGCTCCTCCGTCCTCTCAGTCGTGGAGGTGCTAGAGCTGCTGCTGGACGCCATGGCTCTCACCCTGCTGCTGTGCTGCCGCTGGCTCCGTGGGTCTCAGGGCCAGCCCAGGGCGGCCACGAGGGTGCCCCCTCCAAGTCAGAGGCCAGCCAGTGGACCAGTGGCTGCAGGCACAACATCGAATGCCCCAGGACCT